The following are encoded in a window of Maylandia zebra isolate NMK-2024a linkage group LG5, Mzebra_GT3a, whole genome shotgun sequence genomic DNA:
- the LOC106675421 gene encoding uncharacterized protein LOC106675421 isoform X1, with the protein MSDLFVFGTGSYSACGAFRLKKNGGMFCPSCGEKLVEESPNFCSGCGERLYHASCIGDTSLPLTSQTTSNCPTPTFSTFIEYRKKKNEERQKFSEGRKGLKKKEKRKVQINVGLMTIKKGGLKPYRGKTIFLTTDPDATATSLLNQAVKKMKDFNKDLKDGPFLLLYPDGTEVITVPGTQRPFTLEAYKAEVGKPYQRITVFICLKSDFEDVGENSDLSDSDPEIVIKRPSEFDLADTLPWELQHESSPLQKAAEYEKGAGDLVLANEVQQVIDLEEENDTGTTECLTVESSCYRNYTQLFEPIVIDDEDPTPNEAKAEPPEEPVDTNLEAHEIIANLALELDHKKVSRFNISRSAVWDGAVRGFRRSTYSDNYDMFIKFNDDAGSFKDGLDTGGPRREFLTLLMGSLRNRPIFDGPPESRYLVYNSRAARQDEYFLAGKMIAVSIVHGGPAPHFLSKNLVNHITGNQSFSATVEDVQDEEITKVLHQVLKAESEESLHNLILQNSTIFQTAGCLRNVKPCEKQAFVEEYLRWYILERNQSVIQRFKDGLESLNFLSALQKHSSVLAPLLCFSAKALTASELESMFRPDLSPAGSNKRHKEVLTLGFWADYLLDCEEKATAVCLEDLMMFATGLTAVPPAGMTPPPCIQFLSDSPFPVANTCANTLKLPICDSYGIFKANMDFGIQNAPGFGCS; encoded by the exons ATGTCCGATCTGTTCGTCTTTGGAACCGGAAGTTACTCTGCCTGTGGCGCATTTCGTTTGAAGAAGAACGGCGGAATGTTTTGTCCTAGCTGTGGGGAAAAGCTGGTTGAGGAGTCGCCGAACTTTTGCAGCGGCTGTGGCGAGAGGCTTTATCACGCATCTTGCATCGGAGACACTTCACTCCCATTGA CATCACAGACTACCTCAAACTGCCCGACTCCAACCTTCAGCACCTTCATAgaatacagaaaaaagaaaaatgaagagagGCAAAAGTTTTCTGAAGGCAGGAAGGgcttaaagaaaaaggaaaaaagaaaggttCAG ATAAATGTCGGCTTGATGACCATAAAAAAGGGTGGTTTGAAGCCATACCGTGGAAAAACTATTTTCCTAACAACAGACCCTGACGCTACTGCCACAAGTCTGCTCAATCAAgctgttaaaaaaatgaaggaCTTTAACAAAGATCTAAAAGATGGACCTTTCCTTCTTCTGTATCCGGATGGCACTGAGGTCATTACTGTCCCTGGAACACAAAGACCATTTACACTTGAGGCTTATAAGGCTGAAGTTGGCAAGCCTTATCAAAGAATCACTGTTTTCATCTGCTTGAAGAGTGACTTTGAAGATG tTGGAGAAAACTCAGACTTGTCTGACTCTGACCCCGAGATTGTTATTAAAAGGCCCTCTGAGTTTGATCTTGCTGATACACTG ccaTGGGAACTTCAACATGAAAGCAGTCCTTTACAGAAAGCGGCAGAATATGA GAAGGGTGCTGGGGATCTTGTGCTTGCTAATGAAGTACAACAg GTCATAGATTTGGAAGAAGAAAACGATACAGGCACTACTGAATGCCTCACTGTCGAGAGCTCCTGTTACAG AAACTACACACAGCTGTTTGAACCGATTGTGATTGATGATGAAGATCCTACTCCTAACGAAGCCAAAGCTGAGCCCCCAGAAGAACCTGT agacaCCAATTTGGAGGCACATGAAATTATTGCAAATTTGGCACTGGAACTTGACCACAAGAAGGTCAGCAGGTTCAATATATCAAGGTCAGCTGTATGGGATGGAGCTGTTAGAGGATTTCGACGCAGCACATACTCTGACAACTACGACATGTTCATCAAGTTTAATGATGATGCTGGCAGCTTTAAAGACGGTTTGGATACAGGTGGCCCGAGGCGTGAATTCCTCACACTTCTTATGGGCAGTCTGAGAAATCGCCCCATCTTTGATGGACCTCCAGAGAGCCGTTATCTTGTATATAATTCAAGAG CTGCCAGGCAAGATGAGTACTTTTTAGCAGGAAAGATGATCGCTGTATCCATTGTGCATGGGGGACCAGCACCACATTTCCTCTCCAAGAACCTGGTCAACCACATCACAGGGAATCAGAGTTTCAGCGCCACTGTAGAAGATGTGCAAGATGAGGAGATCACAAAAGTTCTACATCAG gtcCTGAAAGCTGAATCAGAGGAGTCTTTGCATAATCTTATTTTGCAAAACAGCACAATCTTCCAAACTGCTGGATGCCTCAGAAATGTCAAGCCTTGTGAGAAACAAGCATTTGTGGAGGAATACCTCAGATGGTACATCCTTGAAAGAAACCAAAGTGTCATACAACG ATTTAAAGATGGACTGGAAAGTCTGAATTTTTTAAGTGCACTGCAAAAACATTCCAGTGTGCTGGCCCCACTCCTATGCTTCTCTGCAAAGGCCCTGACTGCTTCAGAACTGGAGAGCATGTTCAGACCAGATCTCAGCCCAGCAGGAAGCAACAAGCGGCATAAGGAGGTCCTAACACTTGGCTTTTGGGCAGATTATCTCCTTGATTGTGAAG AGAAGGCAACAGCAGTGTGTCTGGAAGATTTGATGATGTTTGCCACAGGGCTGACGGCAGTTCCACCGGCAGGAATGACACCACCACCATGCATCCAGTTTTTAAGTGATTCGCCTTTTCCAGTTGCAAACACCTGTGCAAATACTCTGAAGCTACCCATCTGTGACTCATATGGCATCTTTAAGGCCAACATGGACTTTGGAATTCAAAATGCTCCAGGATTTGGATGTTCTTAA
- the LOC106675421 gene encoding G2/M phase-specific E3 ubiquitin-protein ligase isoform X2: MTIKKGGLKPYRGKTIFLTTDPDATATSLLNQAVKKMKDFNKDLKDGPFLLLYPDGTEVITVPGTQRPFTLEAYKAEVGKPYQRITVFICLKSDFEDVGENSDLSDSDPEIVIKRPSEFDLADTLPWELQHESSPLQKAAEYEKGAGDLVLANEVQQVIDLEEENDTGTTECLTVESSCYRNYTQLFEPIVIDDEDPTPNEAKAEPPEEPVDTNLEAHEIIANLALELDHKKVSRFNISRSAVWDGAVRGFRRSTYSDNYDMFIKFNDDAGSFKDGLDTGGPRREFLTLLMGSLRNRPIFDGPPESRYLVYNSRAARQDEYFLAGKMIAVSIVHGGPAPHFLSKNLVNHITGNQSFSATVEDVQDEEITKVLHQVLKAESEESLHNLILQNSTIFQTAGCLRNVKPCEKQAFVEEYLRWYILERNQSVIQRFKDGLESLNFLSALQKHSSVLAPLLCFSAKALTASELESMFRPDLSPAGSNKRHKEVLTLGFWADYLLDCEEKATAVCLEDLMMFATGLTAVPPAGMTPPPCIQFLSDSPFPVANTCANTLKLPICDSYGIFKANMDFGIQNAPGFGCS, from the exons ATGACCATAAAAAAGGGTGGTTTGAAGCCATACCGTGGAAAAACTATTTTCCTAACAACAGACCCTGACGCTACTGCCACAAGTCTGCTCAATCAAgctgttaaaaaaatgaaggaCTTTAACAAAGATCTAAAAGATGGACCTTTCCTTCTTCTGTATCCGGATGGCACTGAGGTCATTACTGTCCCTGGAACACAAAGACCATTTACACTTGAGGCTTATAAGGCTGAAGTTGGCAAGCCTTATCAAAGAATCACTGTTTTCATCTGCTTGAAGAGTGACTTTGAAGATG tTGGAGAAAACTCAGACTTGTCTGACTCTGACCCCGAGATTGTTATTAAAAGGCCCTCTGAGTTTGATCTTGCTGATACACTG ccaTGGGAACTTCAACATGAAAGCAGTCCTTTACAGAAAGCGGCAGAATATGA GAAGGGTGCTGGGGATCTTGTGCTTGCTAATGAAGTACAACAg GTCATAGATTTGGAAGAAGAAAACGATACAGGCACTACTGAATGCCTCACTGTCGAGAGCTCCTGTTACAG AAACTACACACAGCTGTTTGAACCGATTGTGATTGATGATGAAGATCCTACTCCTAACGAAGCCAAAGCTGAGCCCCCAGAAGAACCTGT agacaCCAATTTGGAGGCACATGAAATTATTGCAAATTTGGCACTGGAACTTGACCACAAGAAGGTCAGCAGGTTCAATATATCAAGGTCAGCTGTATGGGATGGAGCTGTTAGAGGATTTCGACGCAGCACATACTCTGACAACTACGACATGTTCATCAAGTTTAATGATGATGCTGGCAGCTTTAAAGACGGTTTGGATACAGGTGGCCCGAGGCGTGAATTCCTCACACTTCTTATGGGCAGTCTGAGAAATCGCCCCATCTTTGATGGACCTCCAGAGAGCCGTTATCTTGTATATAATTCAAGAG CTGCCAGGCAAGATGAGTACTTTTTAGCAGGAAAGATGATCGCTGTATCCATTGTGCATGGGGGACCAGCACCACATTTCCTCTCCAAGAACCTGGTCAACCACATCACAGGGAATCAGAGTTTCAGCGCCACTGTAGAAGATGTGCAAGATGAGGAGATCACAAAAGTTCTACATCAG gtcCTGAAAGCTGAATCAGAGGAGTCTTTGCATAATCTTATTTTGCAAAACAGCACAATCTTCCAAACTGCTGGATGCCTCAGAAATGTCAAGCCTTGTGAGAAACAAGCATTTGTGGAGGAATACCTCAGATGGTACATCCTTGAAAGAAACCAAAGTGTCATACAACG ATTTAAAGATGGACTGGAAAGTCTGAATTTTTTAAGTGCACTGCAAAAACATTCCAGTGTGCTGGCCCCACTCCTATGCTTCTCTGCAAAGGCCCTGACTGCTTCAGAACTGGAGAGCATGTTCAGACCAGATCTCAGCCCAGCAGGAAGCAACAAGCGGCATAAGGAGGTCCTAACACTTGGCTTTTGGGCAGATTATCTCCTTGATTGTGAAG AGAAGGCAACAGCAGTGTGTCTGGAAGATTTGATGATGTTTGCCACAGGGCTGACGGCAGTTCCACCGGCAGGAATGACACCACCACCATGCATCCAGTTTTTAAGTGATTCGCCTTTTCCAGTTGCAAACACCTGTGCAAATACTCTGAAGCTACCCATCTGTGACTCATATGGCATCTTTAAGGCCAACATGGACTTTGGAATTCAAAATGCTCCAGGATTTGGATGTTCTTAA